From the Candidatus Binataceae bacterium genome, one window contains:
- a CDS encoding amidohydrolase family protein, which yields MIVESHCHIIAPDQSKYPRDLGPSPAAWVRDLSAEDFIAMNDAAGVERAILVQAFGAYRYDNSYVADAAVQYPKRFVAVCIVDALQPDAPQTLEYWVKERGVAGLRVVTWTEPELMLDDPRLDPVWTRASELRIPVCVLTNFPQVPRLKRVLERFSELRLALDHLGLPRLDDGPHFPNEQPIFDLARFPNFYGKFSSWTIAAAAKNGEQARLDFFRRLLDAFGAERLMWGTNFPASNDRSFKGFVDYAQEQLAFMSLEERRWIFGDTALSLWPMLR from the coding sequence GTGATCGTCGAAAGCCATTGCCACATTATCGCGCCCGATCAAAGTAAGTATCCGCGCGATCTCGGGCCGAGTCCGGCGGCGTGGGTGCGCGATTTGTCCGCGGAGGATTTCATCGCGATGAATGATGCCGCCGGCGTAGAGCGTGCGATTCTGGTGCAGGCCTTCGGCGCCTATCGATACGACAACAGCTACGTCGCCGATGCTGCCGTGCAATATCCCAAGCGGTTCGTCGCGGTATGTATCGTCGATGCGCTCCAGCCCGATGCGCCGCAAACGCTCGAATACTGGGTAAAGGAGCGCGGCGTCGCCGGACTGCGCGTCGTCACCTGGACTGAGCCTGAGCTGATGCTCGACGATCCGCGGCTCGATCCCGTGTGGACGCGCGCATCGGAGCTTCGCATCCCGGTCTGCGTGCTGACCAACTTCCCCCAGGTGCCGCGACTTAAACGGGTGCTGGAAAGATTCAGCGAGCTTCGGCTGGCGCTTGATCACCTGGGACTGCCGCGGCTCGACGACGGGCCGCATTTCCCGAACGAGCAGCCAATCTTCGATCTCGCGCGCTTTCCAAATTTCTACGGCAAGTTCTCATCGTGGACGATCGCCGCGGCGGCGAAAAACGGCGAACAAGCGCGCCTCGATTTCTTTCGCCGGCTCCTCGATGCGTTCGGCGCTGAGCGCCTGATGTGGGGCACGAACTTCCCCGCGAGCAACGATCGCAGCTTCAAGGGTTTCGTCGATTATGCGCAGGAACAGCTCGCATTCATGTCGCTTGAAGAGCGGCGATGGATTTTCGGCGACACCGCGCTGAGTCTCTGGCCGATGTT